CCGGAGTCGATGATGTCCTCGACGATCAGGACGTGCTTGCCGTTCAGGTCGGTGTCGAGGTCCTTACGGATCTGCACGACGCCGCTGGACTTCGTGCTCGCGCCGTAGCTCGACACGGCCATCCAGTCCATCGGGGCGTGGAAGGGCAGCGCCCTCGCGAAGTCGGCCATGACCATGACGGCGCCCTTGAGCACGCCGACCAGGATGAGGTCCTTCCCCTCGTAGTCGATCGCGACCTGAGCGGCGAGCGAGTCGAGCTTGGCGAGGATCTCCTCCTCTGTCACGAGGATCTGGTCAAGGTCGTCCTGGATTTCCGCGGCGCGCATGGATCGATTTTAGGTGACGCACATCGATGCTCCCGCCACGGATCCGCGCGGGGCGCGCAGTATTCCGGGTGCGCCCGCAGCATCCGCACTACTCTGGGCGGTGTGACGGGCGGACGCCCCTGACGGAAGGAACTTCCCATGGCTCTCGACGACATCCTCGCGCAGGTCCCGATCGACGACATCGCCGCGAAACTCGGGGTCTCCCCCGACGTCGCGAAGACGGCCGTCGAGCAGGGCGGCGCGGTGCTGCTGGGCGGCCTCGCCAAGAACGCCTCCACACCCGAAGGCTCGTCTGCCATCGAGGACGCACTGAAGCGCCACGAGGGAACGGCAGGGGCTGCGAAGGTCGACGACATCGATCAGGCCGACGGCGGCAAGATCGTCTCGCACATCCTCGGCGACGACAAGGAGAAGGTGACGCAGAAGCTCACCGAGTCCAAAGACACCGCCGGCATCGACTTCGGAAAGCTGCTGCCGATCCTCGCACCGATCGTGATGGGCCTGATCGCCAACGCGAACAAGGGCAAGTCCCCGAGCTCCGGTTCGGCGGAGGCACCCTCCGGTGGCGGCGGGATCGGCGACGTGATCG
This genomic interval from Microbacterium hydrocarbonoxydans contains the following:
- the hpt gene encoding hypoxanthine phosphoribosyltransferase — its product is MRAAEIQDDLDQILVTEEEILAKLDSLAAQVAIDYEGKDLILVGVLKGAVMVMADFARALPFHAPMDWMAVSSYGASTKSSGVVQIRKDLDTDLNGKHVLIVEDIIDSGLTLSWLLENFGSRGAESIEVLALLRKPEAAKVVIDCKYVGFDIPTDFVVGYGLDYDERYRNLRDVAVLAPHVYS
- a CDS encoding DUF937 domain-containing protein, with the protein product MALDDILAQVPIDDIAAKLGVSPDVAKTAVEQGGAVLLGGLAKNASTPEGSSAIEDALKRHEGTAGAAKVDDIDQADGGKIVSHILGDDKEKVTQKLTESKDTAGIDFGKLLPILAPIVMGLIANANKGKSPSSGSAEAPSGGGGIGDVIGGLLGGGHSSSGSSGGGGIGDILGGLLGGGNSSSGGGGIGDILGGLLGGGKK